A section of the Ignisphaera sp. genome encodes:
- a CDS encoding GDP-mannose dehydrogenase, whose product MERVLVVGLGEVGSAIYHVIKGVSKFKVYGYDVDPSKSTDSFESIEKPVDYLHIAIPYTSSFIDIVKDYVEIFKPKIVFIHSTVAIGTTRALHASAKTIVAYTPIRGKHPNLVKHILFWSKWIASIPIEEIEKCAKHLLEAGFKVRMYRGFPESLELAKLWETVYRAIMIASWQELHRVAKRFGVDIEVVAEFIGEVHEVLKDRPIYYPSYIGGHCLIPNTKMLMSHYKSKLFEFVLESNDKRLKELNDIDVLNDIEKIKTVAKKYMNLDYYGGKIE is encoded by the coding sequence ATGGAGAGGGTATTGGTTGTAGGTTTAGGTGAAGTTGGTTCAGCTATATACCATGTTATTAAAGGAGTCAGCAAGTTTAAGGTATATGGATATGATGTAGATCCCTCTAAATCAACTGATTCTTTCGAATCTATAGAGAAACCTGTAGATTATCTACATATAGCAATACCCTATACATCTAGTTTTATTGATATAGTTAAAGATTATGTAGAGATCTTCAAACCGAAAATAGTGTTCATACATTCAACTGTAGCTATTGGAACAACTAGAGCGCTACATGCTTCAGCAAAAACTATTGTAGCTTATACACCTATCAGAGGTAAACACCCAAATCTCGTTAAACACATTCTGTTCTGGAGTAAATGGATTGCCTCAATACCTATAGAGGAAATCGAGAAATGTGCTAAGCATTTACTTGAGGCAGGATTTAAGGTGAGGATGTATAGAGGATTTCCAGAATCTCTAGAACTTGCGAAACTTTGGGAAACAGTCTATAGAGCTATAATGATTGCTTCATGGCAGGAGTTGCATAGAGTGGCAAAGAGGTTTGGTGTTGATATAGAGGTTGTAGCAGAATTTATTGGAGAGGTACATGAGGTTCTTAAGGATAGACCTATATACTATCCTAGCTATATAGGTGGTCACTGTCTTATACCAAATACGAAGATGCTAATGTCTCACTATAAATCAAAGCTCTTTGAATTTGTTTTAGAGTCTAATGATAAGAGATTAAAGGAATTAAATGATATTGATGTGTTAAATGATATCGAGAAGATAAAGACTGTGGCTAAAAAATACATGAACCTAGATTACTATGGAGGAAAAATAGAGTAG
- the cimA gene encoding citramalate synthase translates to MDTTLRDGSQASGISLTVEDKIKIALALDDLGVNYIEAGWPGSNPKDAEFFNVIKRYSLSHAKIAAFGSTRKRNSKVYEDENIKAILKADVDVAVIFGKSWSLHVYEILHASKEENLEMIYDTINYLKSHGVKVIFDAEHFYQGYKEDPEYSLETLKIAEEAGAQTIVLCDTNGGTTPLEVYEITRKVVSTVKILVGLHMHNDIGCAIANTIVGVAAGARHVQGTINGIGERTGNADLVQIIPTLFYKLNLKVLNGIESIKKLKTISRLVYDALNMKPNPYQPYVGDYAFAHKAGVHVDAVLKNPRAYEHIDPEVVGNTRKFILSDLSGSSNIVAILKEIGIDVDKKDSRVRSALSKIKELEKFGYSFDIAPASAILIALKELGYVEETLTPYSWRIFLDSSGLSVAVVDIKNVNARAIDVDAVKAVARAFSEAASIVYPSTSGIKIVSSSISVLNGGLFRVTVELGYGNYRWSAQGVSINVVEAFIRGLIDAYEYFLAILKKSQQLLILSKQSFNFLTL, encoded by the coding sequence CTGGATACAACACTTAGAGATGGTTCGCAAGCCAGCGGTATCTCTCTAACAGTTGAAGACAAGATAAAAATCGCATTAGCTCTTGATGATCTAGGCGTAAACTATATAGAAGCAGGATGGCCTGGATCTAATCCGAAAGATGCAGAATTCTTCAATGTAATAAAGAGGTATAGCCTATCACATGCGAAAATAGCTGCTTTTGGAAGTACACGAAAAAGAAATTCTAAGGTCTATGAAGATGAGAATATTAAGGCTATATTGAAAGCAGATGTAGATGTTGCTGTAATCTTTGGAAAAAGTTGGTCTCTACATGTATACGAAATTCTACATGCCTCTAAGGAAGAGAATCTAGAGATGATATATGATACCATCAACTACCTAAAGAGCCATGGAGTTAAGGTGATATTTGATGCTGAACACTTCTATCAAGGATACAAAGAAGATCCCGAATACAGTTTAGAGACACTCAAGATTGCTGAAGAAGCTGGTGCACAAACCATAGTTCTATGCGACACAAACGGCGGTACAACACCTTTAGAGGTCTATGAAATAACTCGTAAAGTTGTATCTACAGTTAAGATACTAGTAGGACTTCATATGCATAACGATATTGGTTGCGCTATTGCAAACACTATTGTAGGTGTAGCAGCTGGTGCTAGACATGTTCAGGGCACAATAAATGGTATTGGTGAGAGGACAGGTAATGCCGATCTTGTGCAGATCATACCAACACTATTCTATAAACTGAACCTAAAGGTACTAAATGGTATCGAATCAATCAAAAAATTGAAAACAATATCCAGATTGGTCTACGACGCACTTAATATGAAGCCTAATCCCTATCAACCATATGTAGGTGACTACGCTTTTGCTCATAAAGCTGGAGTCCATGTAGATGCTGTTCTAAAGAATCCGCGAGCTTATGAACATATAGATCCAGAAGTCGTAGGAAATACACGAAAATTCATTCTATCAGATCTATCAGGTAGTTCAAACATTGTCGCTATTCTTAAGGAGATAGGTATAGATGTGGATAAGAAGGATTCTAGAGTTAGAAGCGCTTTATCGAAGATTAAAGAGCTTGAGAAATTCGGTTATAGTTTCGATATAGCGCCAGCATCAGCTATACTGATTGCTTTGAAGGAGCTCGGATACGTTGAAGAAACACTAACTCCCTATAGCTGGCGTATATTTCTCGACTCAAGTGGCTTAAGTGTAGCTGTAGTTGATATCAAGAATGTTAACGCTAGAGCTATAGATGTAGATGCAGTTAAGGCTGTAGCTAGAGCATTTTCTGAAGCTGCATCAATAGTATATCCCTCGACATCTGGTATAAAGATCGTAAGCTCATCTATATCTGTGCTGAATGGTGGCCTTTTTAGAGTTACAGTAGAATTAGGGTACGGCAACTATAGATGGTCTGCTCAAGGTGTGTCCATAAATGTTGTAGAAGCATTCATTAGAGGGCTTATTGATGCTTATGAATATTTTCTAGCTATCTTGAAAAAGAGTCAACAACTACTTATCCTCAGCAAACAGAGTTTTAATTTCCTAACTCTTTAA
- a CDS encoding SPFH domain-containing protein, translating to MDPITIAIALLFILIVAAIVLPRIKVVSEYKRLVVFRLGKLESVRGPGLVFLLPLIDRGIDVDLREFVIDIPPQTCITKDNAPVDIDLLVYMKIFDPVKAVTAVQNYVSAATGIAITTLRAVIGDMVLDDVLAKREYINSTLRARLDDVTDRWGIKVTSVEIKEIKPPKDVQEAMIKQMAAERNRRAMVAEAEGKRTAAILEADGQREALIRKGEGERQYNILVAEGKAKSLELINETAMKLGSNAILLQYLEALRSIAESPSTKIVIPLELLTTLTKIVGRSREE from the coding sequence TTGGATCCTATTACTATAGCTATAGCATTACTATTCATACTTATTGTTGCTGCTATAGTGTTGCCAAGGATCAAGGTTGTGTCTGAATACAAGAGGCTTGTAGTGTTTAGATTAGGTAAACTTGAGTCTGTAAGAGGACCTGGCCTAGTATTTCTGTTACCTCTAATAGATAGAGGTATTGATGTTGATTTAAGGGAATTCGTTATAGATATACCTCCACAGACATGTATCACTAAAGATAATGCTCCAGTAGATATAGATCTCCTGGTATATATGAAGATATTCGATCCTGTTAAAGCTGTTACAGCAGTACAGAACTATGTATCTGCAGCTACAGGTATAGCTATAACAACTCTTAGAGCTGTTATAGGTGATATGGTTCTCGATGATGTTTTAGCTAAAAGAGAATACATAAATTCAACTCTTAGAGCTAGACTAGATGATGTTACAGATAGATGGGGCATAAAGGTTACCTCAGTAGAGATAAAGGAGATAAAGCCTCCAAAAGATGTGCAAGAAGCAATGATTAAGCAGATGGCAGCTGAAAGGAATAGAAGAGCTATGGTTGCAGAAGCAGAAGGCAAAAGAACTGCAGCTATACTTGAAGCTGATGGACAGAGAGAAGCATTGATTAGGAAAGGTGAAGGTGAAAGACAATACAATATACTTGTCGCCGAAGGTAAAGCCAAATCTCTAGAGCTTATAAATGAGACTGCTATGAAGCTTGGAAGTAATGCTATCCTGCTTCAGTATCTAGAGGCCTTAAGATCTATAGCAGAAAGCCCATCAACAAAGATAGTTATTCCTCTAGAACTCCTGACAACATTAACAAAGATTGTGGGTAGATCTAGAGAAGAGTAG
- a CDS encoding NfeD family protein, with translation MRITQNSSLLIILHIILAIYIPLLSIHTIYGSSNLNAVIVDFDINVDGGALVFWERILNSYRGNVLVLKINSYGGYLSVADRIVNSILEKNVECYTWIPPGGYAVSAASMIALGCRGIYMGSGSVIGAATPSPSEPKVVEYVAARFRSLAERIFDREELVDIAEAMVREGRALTAEEAVSIGFAKRAESVKEIEDSIGIRVAYAVSPSQWDRLLSILSLPIVSNILLVAGLFLILAEIFTTGFQGYAIAGVLLILLALYSMNVVSPDLFALLVMLIGTILLAIEMYTPGFGLFGLTGLVLLPIGIVYQLYLTPPELLTQPVYVVIGGILAITSIMGYIAYKAVQTVRKKRISLEQQLLSSIGIAKTDIREENPGVVYVLNEEWTAYSVKGVIPAGSRVKIVRIDGLKLYVEKID, from the coding sequence ATGAGAATCACACAAAATAGCTCTCTCTTGATAATTCTCCATATTATTCTAGCCATTTACATACCTCTACTCTCCATACACACTATCTATGGATCTAGTAACCTTAACGCTGTTATAGTGGACTTTGATATAAATGTTGATGGTGGTGCTCTTGTTTTTTGGGAAAGAATTTTGAATAGCTATAGAGGTAATGTTCTTGTGCTAAAGATTAATAGTTATGGTGGGTATCTATCTGTTGCTGATAGAATTGTGAACAGTATTCTAGAGAAGAATGTAGAGTGTTATACATGGATACCTCCAGGTGGTTATGCTGTTTCAGCTGCATCCATGATTGCACTAGGGTGTAGAGGTATATATATGGGTTCTGGTTCTGTTATTGGTGCTGCTACTCCTAGCCCTTCTGAACCTAAGGTTGTAGAATATGTTGCCGCTAGATTTAGATCTCTTGCTGAAAGAATATTTGATAGAGAGGAGCTTGTAGATATTGCAGAAGCTATGGTTAGAGAAGGAAGAGCTCTAACAGCTGAAGAAGCTGTATCTATAGGTTTTGCGAAAAGAGCTGAATCTGTTAAAGAGATTGAGGATTCTATAGGTATTAGAGTAGCATATGCGGTATCTCCATCTCAATGGGATAGACTTTTATCAATTTTATCACTACCAATAGTATCGAATATCCTTCTAGTTGCCGGTTTATTCCTGATCTTGGCCGAGATATTTACAACAGGTTTTCAGGGTTATGCTATTGCTGGTGTTCTTCTGATTCTTCTGGCTCTATACTCTATGAATGTTGTTTCACCTGACCTATTTGCGCTTCTTGTTATGTTGATTGGAACGATACTATTAGCTATAGAGATGTATACACCAGGTTTCGGTCTTTTTGGATTAACAGGTCTCGTGCTTCTGCCTATAGGTATTGTGTACCAGCTGTATCTAACTCCACCAGAGCTACTAACTCAACCAGTCTACGTCGTTATCGGAGGTATCTTAGCGATTACATCGATCATGGGATATATAGCGTATAAAGCTGTACAGACTGTTAGAAAGAAGAGAATCTCTTTAGAACAACAACTCCTATCGTCAATAGGTATAGCTAAAACTGATATACGTGAGGAAAATCCTGGTGTAGTATATGTATTAAATGAGGAATGGACCGCATATTCGGTTAAGGGAGTAATTCCGGCAGGATCTAGAGTAAAGATTGTTCGTATAGATGGTTTAAAGCTCTATGTAGAAAAAATCGATTAA
- the ilvD gene encoding dihydroxy-acid dehydratase gives MRSNVVKKGIERAPHRSLFKALGLTDEEIEKPLIGIANSWNEVIPGHKHLNQIAEAVKIGVRLAGGTPLEFNTIGICDGIAMGHEGMKYSLPSRELIADSIEVMAKAYQFDGLVLIASCDKIIPGMLMAIARLNIPSIFISGGPMLAGRYRGKDIDLHDVFEAVGAVKIGKISLDELKHIEEAACPGVGSCAGMFTANTLNILTEALGISLPGNGTIPAVDAARIRLAKITGMNIVKLVEKNIKPRDILTREAFLDAIAVDMALGGSTNTVLHLMAIAKECEIDLSLDDFDRISEATPTLARLSPAGPHHIQDLHEAGGVAAVMKELDKKGLIHRDRLTVALKTVGEIIDGSQVMRRDVIRPIENPMLPRGGIMILKGSLAPLGAVIKVSALPENLYFFDGVANVYNSEEEAVADILNGRVEKGDVVVIRYEGPKGGPGMREMLTATSVLVGMNLDRDVALITDGRFSGATRGISIGHVSPEAAEGGPIAVVENGDRIRIDLKMKKVDLLVDEDELNERFKKWKPAKIRFKGYLKRYSELVTSSCTGAVFKE, from the coding sequence ATGAGAAGCAATGTTGTAAAGAAAGGTATTGAGAGAGCTCCTCACAGATCTCTATTCAAAGCCTTAGGTTTAACTGACGAAGAGATAGAGAAGCCCTTGATAGGTATAGCGAACTCGTGGAATGAAGTTATACCTGGACACAAGCACCTTAACCAGATCGCTGAAGCCGTGAAAATCGGTGTAAGACTTGCTGGTGGAACACCCCTAGAGTTCAACACTATAGGTATATGTGATGGTATAGCTATGGGTCACGAAGGGATGAAGTATTCTTTACCATCGAGAGAGCTTATAGCTGATAGCATAGAGGTTATGGCTAAAGCCTATCAATTCGATGGTTTAGTCCTTATAGCATCATGCGATAAAATCATACCAGGTATGCTCATGGCTATAGCTAGACTAAATATACCATCAATATTCATATCAGGTGGACCTATGCTTGCCGGAAGATATAGAGGTAAAGATATTGATCTACACGATGTCTTCGAAGCTGTTGGAGCAGTAAAGATAGGCAAAATTTCTTTAGATGAGCTGAAGCATATAGAAGAAGCTGCATGTCCTGGTGTAGGATCATGTGCAGGAATGTTCACAGCCAACACACTAAATATACTGACTGAAGCTTTAGGTATATCTCTACCTGGTAATGGAACGATACCTGCTGTAGATGCTGCTAGAATAAGGCTTGCCAAGATTACTGGTATGAATATCGTGAAACTTGTTGAGAAAAACATAAAGCCTAGAGATATATTGACCAGAGAGGCTTTTCTAGATGCTATAGCTGTCGATATGGCTCTAGGTGGATCAACAAACACCGTTCTACATCTAATGGCTATAGCTAAAGAATGTGAGATTGATTTAAGTCTAGATGATTTCGATAGAATTAGCGAGGCCACGCCTACATTAGCTAGGCTTAGTCCTGCTGGACCTCACCATATACAAGATCTCCATGAAGCTGGAGGTGTAGCTGCAGTTATGAAGGAACTCGATAAGAAAGGACTCATACATAGAGATCGTTTAACTGTAGCTCTAAAAACCGTTGGGGAGATAATAGATGGTTCACAAGTTATGCGCAGAGATGTAATTAGACCTATAGAGAATCCCATGCTACCGAGAGGAGGCATAATGATTCTAAAAGGTTCTTTAGCACCTCTTGGTGCTGTTATAAAAGTTTCAGCTCTACCGGAGAACCTCTACTTCTTCGATGGTGTAGCAAATGTCTATAATTCAGAAGAAGAGGCAGTAGCAGATATTCTTAATGGAAGAGTTGAGAAAGGTGATGTAGTTGTGATAAGATATGAAGGACCTAAAGGAGGGCCAGGGATGAGAGAAATGCTGACTGCCACATCTGTTCTCGTTGGCATGAATCTCGATAGAGATGTAGCTCTTATAACAGATGGAAGATTCTCTGGAGCTACTAGAGGTATCTCCATAGGTCATGTATCACCTGAAGCAGCTGAAGGAGGTCCTATAGCTGTTGTCGAGAATGGTGATAGGATAAGAATAGATTTGAAGATGAAGAAAGTCGATTTATTAGTAGATGAAGATGAATTGAATGAAAGATTCAAGAAATGGAAACCTGCTAAAATAAGGTTTAAGGGCTATCTAAAAAGATACTCAGAACTCGTTACCTCATCATGTACAGGTGCTGTATTTAAGGAATAG
- a CDS encoding archaellin/type IV pilin N-terminal domain-containing protein, whose protein sequence is MKKPLNRKGIVGIEAAIVMIAFVIVAAALAFVVLNMGFFTTQQTRQVIQRGLGQSASALEVDGTLVANVDVSQSRIQFVYVPIKLSTGQYVVDLTPGKSIVAYWSPQRGISIANTYLAAILTPIDTPQKLANITKALINESVIMISGKKGEVKTYYATCNEQGCTIGDTAGDYKILIALPDDVDTNGIMLKEFFGRFTGGEVVTVIAWLTKINEDIVLDPGEKVLMLTYYNSSNSMPQSYDIVKFEVRVPIGAPLTIERSVPPSLTQGVVDLG, encoded by the coding sequence ATGAAGAAACCCTTAAACAGAAAAGGTATCGTAGGTATAGAAGCAGCTATAGTAATGATAGCATTCGTTATTGTAGCAGCAGCATTAGCATTCGTAGTACTAAACATGGGATTCTTCACAACTCAGCAAACTAGGCAAGTAATTCAGAGAGGTTTAGGTCAATCAGCATCAGCACTAGAAGTAGATGGAACACTTGTAGCTAATGTAGATGTATCTCAATCCAGGATACAGTTCGTCTATGTACCTATAAAACTATCTACAGGTCAATATGTAGTAGATCTAACACCAGGTAAATCTATAGTTGCGTACTGGAGTCCACAAAGAGGAATATCAATAGCAAACACCTATCTAGCAGCAATACTAACACCAATAGATACACCACAAAAACTAGCAAATATAACAAAAGCATTAATAAATGAGAGCGTTATCATGATTAGTGGTAAGAAGGGAGAAGTAAAGACATACTACGCAACTTGTAATGAACAAGGATGCACAATAGGCGATACGGCTGGAGATTATAAGATATTGATAGCTCTTCCAGATGATGTTGACACTAATGGCATTATGTTGAAGGAGTTCTTTGGAAGGTTTACTGGTGGTGAGGTTGTTACTGTTATAGCTTGGCTCACCAAGATAAATGAGGATATAGTGCTTGATCCTGGTGAAAAAGTACTTATGCTAACATACTATAATTCAAGTAACTCTATGCCTCAGAGTTACGATATTGTTAAGTTTGAGGTTAGGGTACCTATAGGAGCTCCTTTAACGATAGAGAGAAGTGTGCCACCAAGCTTAACACAAGGTGTTGTAGATCTAGGTTAG
- a CDS encoding NAD(P)-dependent oxidoreductase, giving the protein MDVCVIGLGLMGSALAKRLRNSGYNVILYNRTIDKAYRLADEINAKVAESPRECCNSSDITAIFVADDNALIDVVFPPNGFADSSRDKDIVNMSTVSTAVSERIHRFIEASGGNYVESPVYGSVSEVLEGRLVAIVASNKNINENVKQFLSSISKKIMYVGNIPRAMALKLALNQLNMVIVATLAETLSFLKINEIDYSLLEELVRGTWMEPILDRFMKRALEEHPPRFRIELAAKDLQSFIESARIKKLNTPITAAAMHRYLEATLHNYGDKDYPNITKYIIDTIHKQNTKTKQ; this is encoded by the coding sequence ATGGATGTGTGTGTTATTGGTTTAGGTTTGATGGGTTCTGCTCTCGCTAAAAGGCTTAGGAATAGTGGATACAATGTTATACTATACAATAGAACTATTGATAAAGCGTATAGACTTGCAGATGAGATAAATGCAAAAGTTGCTGAAAGCCCTAGAGAATGCTGTAACTCGTCAGATATTACTGCTATATTTGTTGCAGATGATAATGCGTTAATAGATGTAGTGTTTCCACCAAATGGTTTTGCTGATTCAAGTAGAGACAAGGATATAGTTAATATGTCGACAGTATCAACAGCAGTATCAGAAAGAATACATAGATTTATTGAGGCTAGTGGAGGAAACTATGTAGAGAGCCCTGTGTATGGAAGTGTATCAGAAGTTCTAGAAGGAAGACTAGTGGCTATAGTTGCAAGCAATAAGAATATTAATGAAAATGTTAAACAGTTCTTATCATCTATATCCAAAAAAATCATGTATGTAGGAAACATACCTAGAGCAATGGCACTTAAACTAGCTCTAAACCAGCTAAATATGGTTATAGTGGCTACGCTAGCAGAAACTCTCTCGTTTTTGAAGATCAATGAAATAGACTACTCGCTACTTGAAGAACTTGTTAGAGGAACATGGATGGAACCTATACTAGATAGATTCATGAAAAGAGCTCTAGAAGAACATCCACCAAGATTCAGAATAGAATTAGCGGCAAAAGATCTACAAAGCTTTATAGAATCTGCAAGAATAAAGAAACTGAATACCCCAATAACAGCAGCCGCAATGCATAGATATCTAGAAGCAACACTACACAACTATGGAGATAAAGACTATCCAAACATAACAAAATACATAATAGATACTATACACAAACAGAACACTAAAACCAAACAATGA